From Passer domesticus isolate bPasDom1 chromosome 8, bPasDom1.hap1, whole genome shotgun sequence, a single genomic window includes:
- the LOC135306550 gene encoding beta-microseminoprotein-like — protein sequence MNTILACLLALAISMPLSDASCFFMPFKPGMSNGVVVGCLDEEGKVHEFDSRWRTEDCNDCSCSKTGIGCCTSYMRPVDYDEEKCESIFDKETCSYKVVEKDDHSKECPVHSWVG from the exons ATG AACACCATCTTGGCCTGCCTTCTTGCTCTTGCCATCAGCATGCCACTGTCTGATGCTTCTTGTTTCTTTATGCCATTCAAGCCAGGGATGTCTAATGGTGTGGTTGTAG GCTGCCTGGATGAGGAAGGAAAGGTCCATGAATTTGATTCCAGGTGGAGGACTGAGGACTGCAATGATTGCTCCTGTTCCAAGACTGGAATTGGATGCTGCACTAG CTATATGAGACCAGTCGACTATGATGAAGAGAAATGTGAAAGCATTTTCGACAAGGAGACTTGCTCTTATAAAGTAGTGGAGAAAGATGATCACTCAAAAGAATGCCCCGTCCATTCATGGGTGGGGTAA
- the LOC135306549 gene encoding beta-microseminoprotein-like isoform X2, which translates to MKSFLTFLVSMGIIVTLGDAYCWSKIHKPGEAKDGCMINGKLYPFGHIERTEDCHRCSCSERGVNCCSLFFTPVSYDKEKCKVVFNKKRCDYDVVQKDDPSKECLSGYARVG; encoded by the exons ATG AAGAGCTTTCTGACTTTCCTTGTTTCAATGGGCATCATAGTGACCCTGGGGGATGCATACTGCTGGAGTAAAATTCACAAGCCAGGGGAGGCCAAAGATG GCTGTATGATCAATGGAAAACTGTATCCCTTTGGACACATTGAGAGGACAGAAGATTGccacagatgcagctgcagtGAACGTGGAGTGAATTGCTGCTCCCT GTTTTTCACTCCTGTTTCTTATGACAAAGAGAAATGTAAAGTGGTTTTCAACAAGAAGCGCTGTGACTATGATGTGGTGCAGAAGGATGACCCCTCAAAGGAGTGTTTGTCTGGCTATGCTCGTGTGGGCTAA
- the LOC135306549 gene encoding beta-microseminoprotein-like isoform X1, with protein sequence MPGSPVICALVIPKAQTSRSALDEHLRNGIGSTEEAGVSIIYKSFLTFLVSMGIIVTLGDAYCWSKIHKPGEAKDGCMINGKLYPFGHIERTEDCHRCSCSERGVNCCSLFFTPVSYDKEKCKVVFNKKRCDYDVVQKDDPSKECLSGYARVG encoded by the exons ATGCCTGGTTCTCCTGTGATTTGTGCTCTCGTCATCCCAAAGGCACAGACATCAAGAAGTGCCTTAGATGAGCATCTCAGGAATGGCATAGGTTCTACAGAGGAGGCAGGAGTGTCTATAATATAT AAGAGCTTTCTGACTTTCCTTGTTTCAATGGGCATCATAGTGACCCTGGGGGATGCATACTGCTGGAGTAAAATTCACAAGCCAGGGGAGGCCAAAGATG GCTGTATGATCAATGGAAAACTGTATCCCTTTGGACACATTGAGAGGACAGAAGATTGccacagatgcagctgcagtGAACGTGGAGTGAATTGCTGCTCCCT GTTTTTCACTCCTGTTTCTTATGACAAAGAGAAATGTAAAGTGGTTTTCAACAAGAAGCGCTGTGACTATGATGTGGTGCAGAAGGATGACCCCTCAAAGGAGTGTTTGTCTGGCTATGCTCGTGTGGGCTAA